In Anaerostipes hadrus ATCC 29173 = JCM 17467, a single genomic region encodes these proteins:
- a CDS encoding beta-galactosidase small subunit — MAYTDKSKLRVVYGDYTLGVHGKEFNYIFSYAQGGLESIVKNGYEWLYRCPKPTFWRALTDNDRGSKFHIKSGSWLSADMFIDCKDVQVFMDGEVQKIYAPDNNSYEGDVSADEIRVQYTYETINTPSTTVVVTYTVDITGKIQVNVHYNGVKGLPEFPVFGMRFVMPTLADKYLYKGLSGETYPDRKAGAIEGVYEVSDLSLTPYLVPQECGMRMDTEWVDIVRHTSLDNSRTDYSSQTLRIEKKDEPFAFSCLPYTASEIENALHHEELPPARRTILCIYGAVRGVGGIDSWGSNVEDEYCISAEEDIDYSFTIC, encoded by the coding sequence ATGGCTTATACAGATAAAAGTAAATTAAGAGTTGTATATGGTGATTATACACTTGGTGTACATGGTAAAGAATTTAATTATATATTTTCTTATGCACAAGGTGGATTAGAATCTATAGTAAAAAATGGATATGAATGGTTATATCGCTGTCCAAAGCCTACTTTTTGGAGAGCCTTGACAGATAATGATCGAGGAAGTAAATTTCATATTAAGAGTGGAAGCTGGCTTTCAGCCGATATGTTTATCGATTGTAAAGATGTTCAGGTTTTTATGGATGGTGAAGTACAAAAAATATATGCACCAGATAATAATAGTTATGAAGGAGATGTTTCAGCTGATGAGATCAGGGTTCAATATACTTATGAAACAATCAATACTCCTTCTACAACGGTTGTTGTAACATATACGGTAGATATTACAGGAAAAATTCAGGTGAATGTGCATTATAATGGTGTTAAAGGATTACCTGAATTCCCAGTCTTTGGTATGAGGTTTGTTATGCCAACGTTGGCAGATAAATATTTATATAAAGGATTATCAGGAGAAACTTATCCAGATAGAAAAGCAGGAGCAATAGAAGGAGTCTATGAAGTTTCTGATTTGAGCCTAACACCATATCTTGTTCCACAGGAATGTGGTATGAGAATGGATACAGAATGGGTAGATATTGTAAGACATACGAGTCTCGATAATAGCAGGACAGATTATTCATCTCAAACACTTCGTATTGAGAAAAAAGATGAGCCATTTGCTTTTTCATGCTTACCTTATACAGCATCTGAAATTGAAAATGCATTGCATCATGAAGAATTGCCACCAGCAAGAAGAACGATTCTTTGTATTTATGGAGCAGTTCGAGGTGTTGGAGGCATTGACAGTTGGGGCAGCAATGTAGAAGATGAATATTGTATCAGTGCAGAAGAAGATATAGATTATTCATTTACTATCTGTTAA